A stretch of Acipenser ruthenus chromosome 1, fAciRut3.2 maternal haplotype, whole genome shotgun sequence DNA encodes these proteins:
- the LOC117403649 gene encoding zinc finger protein 366-like — MEMDATRIRAEASHLTDGRKTPPTNYLQPFPLLKPSRFPHLGDTFSRSFLDYRPEHLMGFERFHVTSEGSRKRKRTPFKVTQVPRDVESSDEMGEESSSRKTVDLSHLPYPPPHPPPPPQPTYNPQMIDLSRFQFYRALDRFDTRRVKQEPIQHDVMWSSSPLMMHPPSPYFSKIHPRMIPFPFLMPNPAMHFPHRFYPNESLVNHRADENEKGQDSGERVDVNIHIDDSYYVDMGGGQKRWKCRMCEKSYTSKYNLITHVLGHSGIKPHSCNQCGKLFKQLSHLHTHMLTHQGTRPHKCQVCHKAFTQTSHLKRHMMQHSDVKPYTCRICGRGFAYPSELKAHEVKHEGGRENICVECGLDFPTLTQLKRHLNTHRGPAQYTCTECDKTFQYPSQLQNHMMKHKDIRPYICTECGMEFVQPHHLKQHTLIHKGVKEHKCGICGREFTLLANMKRHVLIHTNIRAYQCHLCFKSFVQKQTLKAHMIVHSDVKPYRCKLCGKEFNRMHNLMGHMHLHSDSKPFKCLYCPSKFTLKGNLTRHMKVKHGVMGGGLNSQGFRRRGRFRLSSQTDVVASFVQQEPFDLSQKRRPKLRVSHSDGESAKGSSCQEEEEDSYRMGQYSPEDYHHGISAFLPPNLAYKQKGLAEAFTEAQGAKEDGDVTKEQVGKEEEEEEEKQKYYLMKEKYPRIQYFPNQLSDSSGQFYTQNIRRNRRYSIQSRAMIEN; from the exons ATGGAGATGGATGCAACGCGGATTAGAGCTGAAGCGAGTCACTTGACTGATGGGAGGAAAACACCACCTACCAATTACCTGCAGCCTTTTCCCCTCCTGAAGCCTTCCAGATTCCCACATCTGGGGGACACATTCAGCAGGAGCTTTCTAGACTACAGACCTGAGCACCTCATGGGGTTCGAGAGGTTCCATGTAACCTCGGAAGGTTCTCGAAAACGCAAGAGGACTCCCTTCAAAGTGACACAAGTCCCGCGAGACGTGGAATCCTCTGACGAGATGGGCGAGGAGAGCAGCAGCAGAAAGACCGTGGACCTGTCTCACCTGCCTtatcctcccccccacccccctcccccaccgcAGCCAACATACAACCCTCAAATGATAGACCTGAGCAGGTTTCAGTTTTACAGAGCGCTGGATCGCTTTGATACCAGGCGGGTGAAGCAGGAGCCCATCCAACACGACGTCATGTGGTCCAGCAGTCCGCTCATGATGCACCCTCCCTCTCCTTACTTTTCCAAAATCCATCCCAGAATGATTCCCTTTCCTTTCCTCATGCCGAACCCAGCCATGCATTTCCCACACAGGTTCTATCCCAACGAATCCCTGGTCAATCACAGAGCCGACGAAAACGAGAAAGGGCAGGACAGCGGCGAAAGGGTGGACGTCAATATCCACATCGATGACAGCTACTATGTGGACATGGGAGGCGGCCAGAAGCGCTGGAAGTGCCGCATGTGCGAGAAGTCCTACACCTCCAAATACAACCTGATCACCCACGTCCTGGGCCACAGCGGCATCAAGCCTCACTCCTGTAATCAGTGTGGGAAGCTCTTCAAGCAACTCAGCCACCTGCACACCCACATGCTGACACACCAGGGGACCAGGCCTCACAAGTGCCAGGTGTGCCACAAAGCCTTCACCCAAACCAGCCATCTGAAGAGACACATGATGCAGCACAGCGACGTCAAGCCCTACACCTGCAGGATCTGTGGCCGGGGCTTCGCCTACCCCAGTGAGCTCAAAGCCCACGAGGTGAAGCATGAGGGAGGCCGGGAGAATATCTGTGTGGAGTGTGGCCTGGACTTCCCTACTCTGACCCAGCTGAAAAGACACCTGAATACCCACAGGGGCCCCGCCCAGTACACTTGCACAGAGTGCGATAAGACTTTCCAGTACCCCAGCCAGCTGCAGAATCACATGATGAAACACAAAGACATTCGGCCCTACATCTGTACTGAGTGTGGCATGGAGTTTGTTCAGCCCCACCATCTCAAACAGCACACTTTAATCCATAAG GGTGTGAAAGAACACAAGTGTGGGATCTGTGGGCGGGAGTTCACCCTTCTGGCAAACATGAAGCGCCATGTTCTCATTCACACCAACATCCGAGCCTACCAGTGCCACCTCTGCTTCAAGAGCTTTGTGCAGAAACAGACTCTAAAGGCACACATGATCGTGCACTCAGACGTCAAACCCTACAGATGCAAG CTGTGTGGAAAGGAGTTCAACCGAATGCACAATTTAATGGGCCACATGCACTTGCACTCAGACAGTAAGCCATTCAAGTGTCTTTATTGCCCGAGCAAATTCACTCTGAAAGGAAACCTCACCAGGCACATGAAGGTCAAGCACGGCGTGATGGGTGGAGGACTCAACTCACAAG GCTTCAGAAGGAGAGGAAGGTTCCGACTGTCATCCCAAACAGATGTGGTGGCCAGCTTTGTGCAGCAGGAGCCGTTTGACCTTTCCCAGAAGAGAAGACCTAAGCTGCGGGTGTCTCACTCAGACGGAGAAAGTGCCAAGGGCAGCTCGTGTCAGGAAGAAGAGGAAGACAGCTACAGGATGGGCCAGTACAGCCCTGAGGACTATCACCATGGCATCAGCGCATTCCTGCCTCCGAATCTGGCTTACAAACAGAAGGGCCTGGCTGAGGCCTTTACAGAAGCACAGGGAGCCAAGGAGGATGGAGATGTGACGAAGGAGCAAGTGGgaaaagaggaagaggaagaggaggaaaaaCAAAAGTATTACCTGATGAAGGAAAAGTATCCTCGTATACAGTATTTTCCAAACCAGCTGAGTGATTCTTCAGGTCAATTCTACACTCAAAACATTAGAAGGAACAGGAGATACAGCATTCAAAGCCGAGCGATGATAGAAAACTGA